A stretch of Gloeocapsopsis sp. IPPAS B-1203 DNA encodes these proteins:
- a CDS encoding PAS domain-containing protein translates to MNVDKFAQPVYKQIESLYQLGNSPDASQEMLPIALTNLGIVSEELQLTVDELQRQNKELLATQAALELQVCRYQELFDFAPDGYIVIDKSGKIEEANRAAAKLFNVPQRFLVGKPLIIFVAEDERQALYSKLMQLQQAQSLEWVVNLCPRNQAPIKVVLTVAIVIGNAGNNSKMQVCIRQVNAVQDQPCTDQEETSNGDRRKYVYLKGELIPLKPQMIWQVDQGIVKLSTLSETGEEVVVGLAGPGMPFGVELTSLHTYQATALSQVQLLCYSFNELAASPLLAAQVLPRINQRLRQSEALLAIFGQRRVKDRFEQLLQLLKQEIGQPTERGIRLSVRFTHQELAEACSTTRVTVTRLLGKLQDEGKISIDAKNHIILKEQSLFDRLPAKDIYTV, encoded by the coding sequence GTGAATGTAGATAAATTTGCTCAACCAGTCTATAAACAAATAGAAAGTTTATATCAGCTAGGTAATTCACCAGATGCTTCGCAAGAGATGCTACCGATAGCTCTTACAAATCTTGGCATTGTATCAGAAGAGTTACAACTAACAGTAGATGAGCTACAGCGTCAGAATAAAGAACTCTTGGCGACACAAGCAGCACTTGAATTACAAGTTTGCCGCTATCAAGAACTATTTGATTTTGCTCCTGATGGTTATATTGTCATCGATAAGTCTGGAAAGATAGAAGAAGCAAATCGTGCTGCGGCTAAACTGTTTAATGTTCCACAGCGATTTTTGGTGGGCAAACCGCTGATTATTTTTGTTGCAGAAGACGAACGCCAAGCGCTTTACAGTAAGTTGATGCAGTTGCAGCAAGCACAATCGCTGGAGTGGGTGGTAAATCTTTGCCCGCGTAATCAGGCACCTATAAAGGTAGTATTAACAGTAGCTATCGTAATAGGTAACGCAGGTAACAATAGCAAAATGCAAGTATGTATTCGCCAGGTGAATGCTGTTCAGGATCAACCTTGCACAGATCAAGAAGAAACATCGAATGGCGATCGCCGTAAATATGTTTATCTAAAAGGCGAACTAATACCGCTTAAGCCACAAATGATTTGGCAAGTCGATCAAGGAATTGTCAAGCTTAGTACTTTAAGTGAAACTGGGGAAGAGGTTGTTGTAGGTTTGGCAGGACCTGGAATGCCCTTTGGCGTCGAGCTAACATCGCTACACACATATCAAGCTACTGCGCTATCCCAAGTTCAATTACTGTGCTACTCCTTTAACGAACTTGCTGCATCACCGTTGCTGGCTGCTCAAGTATTACCGCGCATTAATCAAAGGTTACGGCAATCTGAAGCTTTGTTAGCTATTTTTGGGCAAAGGCGAGTCAAAGATCGTTTTGAGCAGTTACTACAGCTATTAAAACAAGAAATTGGTCAGCCAACTGAGCGAGGAATTCGTTTGAGCGTGCGCTTTACACATCAAGAATTAGCTGAAGCTTGTTCAACGACCCGCGTGACAGTTACGCGATTGTTAGGAAAACTTCAAGATGAAGGTAAAATCTCTATCGATGCCAAAAATCATATTATTCTTAAAGAACAAAGTTTATTCGATAGATTACCCGCAAAAGATATCTACACTGTGTAA
- a CDS encoding chlorophyll a/b-binding protein: MTTQPQPTTTPSLEEPKFGFNEYAERLNGRAAMIGFLILVVIEYLTGKGVLAWLGLR; the protein is encoded by the coding sequence ATGACAACTCAGCCACAACCTACAACGACTCCTAGCTTAGAGGAACCTAAGTTTGGATTTAATGAGTATGCCGAACGCTTGAATGGCAGAGCAGCAATGATTGGATTTCTCATTTTAGTTGTGATTGAATACCTGACAGGTAAAGGCGTGCTTGCTTGGCTTGGGCTAAGATAG
- the ald gene encoding alanine dehydrogenase, with translation MEIGVPKETKDQEFRVGLSPSSVRVLKENGHNIFVESQAGVGAGFTDEDYRQVGAEIVSTAKNAWNRELVIKVKEPLQPEYQFLQKGQLLFTYLHLAADKALTEHLIDCGVTAIAYETVEVASSTNKLPLLTPMSIIAGRLSVQFGARFLERQQGGRGVLLGGVPGVRSGRVVVLGGGVVGTEAARIAIGMGATVQILDVNVERLSYLETLFGSRVELLYSNSAQVDAVVPEADLLIGAVLVPGRRAPILVSRALVGQMRPGSVIVDVAVDQGGCIETLHATSHTKPTYVAAGVVHYGVPNMPGAVPWTATQALNNSTLPYIVQLANLGMQAMQTNPALAAGVNVQSHRLVHPAVQQVFPDLAL, from the coding sequence ATGGAAATTGGCGTTCCTAAAGAAACAAAAGATCAAGAGTTTAGGGTGGGCTTGAGTCCGAGTAGCGTGCGAGTTCTTAAAGAGAATGGTCACAATATTTTTGTAGAATCACAAGCAGGTGTTGGCGCTGGGTTTACAGACGAGGATTATCGCCAAGTTGGAGCAGAAATTGTTTCTACTGCTAAAAATGCTTGGAATCGAGAACTTGTTATTAAAGTTAAAGAACCGCTACAGCCAGAATATCAATTTTTACAAAAAGGACAACTGCTATTCACCTATTTGCATTTAGCAGCTGATAAAGCTTTAACAGAGCATTTAATTGATTGTGGGGTAACAGCGATCGCCTACGAAACGGTAGAAGTCGCGAGTAGCACAAATAAACTACCACTTCTCACACCTATGAGCATTATTGCTGGGCGCTTATCTGTACAGTTTGGCGCTCGGTTTTTGGAACGTCAACAAGGAGGGCGCGGTGTTTTATTAGGTGGTGTCCCTGGTGTCAGATCTGGAAGAGTGGTTGTTTTAGGGGGTGGAGTTGTCGGTACAGAAGCAGCACGAATCGCAATCGGCATGGGTGCTACTGTTCAAATCTTAGATGTCAATGTCGAACGATTATCTTACTTAGAAACACTATTTGGCTCTAGAGTTGAGTTACTTTATAGTAATTCTGCGCAAGTTGATGCTGTCGTGCCAGAGGCAGATCTCCTTATTGGCGCTGTTTTAGTTCCTGGACGACGAGCGCCGATTCTTGTCAGTCGTGCATTGGTTGGACAAATGCGTCCAGGTTCAGTAATTGTCGATGTGGCAGTTGACCAAGGTGGTTGTATTGAAACATTACACGCGACGAGTCATACCAAGCCTACATATGTTGCAGCAGGGGTAGTTCACTACGGTGTTCCTAATATGCCAGGAGCCGTACCGTGGACAGCAACACAAGCGTTGAATAATAGTACTTTACCTTATATCGTGCAGTTAGCTAACTTGGGAATGCAAGCGATGCAAACTAATCCAGCTTTAGCAGCAGGTGTGAACGTCCAAAGTCATCGTCTTGTACATCCGGCAGTACAACAGGTGTTTCCCGACTTAGCTCTTTAG